The genomic region GCCAACCCAAATCCAACGGATCACGCCCATGAAAAAACTCCGCCCAACCACATCCCTTGTCCTGCTTTTTTCCGGCCTCGTGCTTCTGGTCAGCAGCATCGTGCTCTTCATCGCGCCCCCGACCCATGTCGGCCATTTCTCCCCGTGGCGCATGCTCGGCCTTGGCCGCTGCCAATGGAACCTTGTACATATCATGAGCGGCCTGCTCTTTGTCCTGGCCAGCCTCGTCCATGCCTGGCTAAATTGGAATCCTGTCCGGGCCTATTTCGGCCGCAAGGGGGAGAGTTCCTTCCGTTGGCCCGTGGTCGCGGCTGCTGTCCTGACCGTTTACATCTGCGCCGGCAGCCTGGCCGGACTGCCGCCCATGCGCCAGTTCGTGGACGGGCTGCGC from Deltaproteobacteria bacterium harbors:
- a CDS encoding DUF4405 domain-containing protein, which translates into the protein MKKLRPTTSLVLLFSGLVLLVSSIVLFIAPPTHVGHFSPWRMLGLGRCQWNLVHIMSGLLFVLASLVHAWLNWNPVRAYFGRKGESSFRWPVVAAAVLTVYICAGSLAGLPPMRQFVDGLR